The following are encoded in a window of Paenibacillus polymyxa genomic DNA:
- a CDS encoding YceD family protein, with protein sequence MQLFFRKVATSDGPFPIRESLNVSELVDDRADVTAVSPLETDLVAVSLGQGLMSVEGTLTAGLDMLCSRCLSPMHEDLKIEFRERFKQTSSSVEEEDEDGDFIAVTEDSFDIAPYCEELFVLHVPFAPLCSEDCQGIAPKTGQNWSIGSDDSSDGNTEKIDPRLAGLKDFFK encoded by the coding sequence ATGCAACTATTTTTTCGCAAAGTAGCAACAAGTGACGGTCCTTTTCCTATCCGTGAATCTCTTAATGTGAGTGAATTGGTGGATGATCGTGCTGATGTTACGGCCGTTTCCCCGCTGGAGACCGACTTGGTCGCCGTTAGTCTGGGTCAAGGCTTGATGAGCGTGGAAGGCACGTTGACCGCAGGTCTGGACATGCTGTGCTCACGCTGTTTAAGCCCGATGCACGAGGATTTAAAGATTGAATTCCGTGAACGGTTCAAGCAAACCTCTTCGAGTGTTGAAGAGGAGGATGAAGATGGCGATTTTATCGCAGTGACGGAGGACTCCTTCGACATTGCACCGTATTGTGAAGAACTGTTTGTACTGCATGTGCCGTTTGCGCCTTTGTGCAGTGAGGATTGTCAGGGAATCGCACCAAAGACCGGACAAAACTGGAGTATTGGCTCCGATGACAGTAGCGATGGCAATACGGAAAAGATTGATCCGCGTCTAGCAGGGCTTAAGGATTTTTTTAAATGA